Within Bacillus sp. Marseille-Q1617, the genomic segment GAGTTAAGTGGAAAAGAAATCGTAGATTATCGAAAAGCTGAAAGGCTTGGCGTTCTCGGGCAAACCGATTTAGAGTTTAATGATAAATCCGGCCAGATTCATGCTTTGGTCATTCCAACAGGTAAGTGGATGCGTAAACAAGGAGGAGAAATCAAGGTCCCTTGGCATCAGATCAGGACGATTGGGACAGATATGATCATATTGGAGGTCTCAAACGATTAACCTATATATTGACTTAAAGGAAGAGGCTGGGACAAAAGTATTTTAGTCTAAGTAAAACCCGAACTAATTTGCGTTATTAGAGGCAAATTAGTTCGGGTTTTTAATTTGATTAAATGGACATTTATATTTAGCTCTTTCAAGCGGTTGATTGGAGTGCAAGACGAAGACTCCTGCGGGAAGAGTAGCTTATGTGAGACCCCGCAGGAGCGAACGCGACGAGGAGGCTCACGGGCTACCCGCGGAAAGCGAAGTCTTGCACGGAAATCATTAGCGGTATTAAGAGCCTACACTTAAATTGTTCGTCTTTATGTGGTGGTTTATTAGTTTTGTCCCAGCCTCTTTTTTTAATTTTATTTATACGAGCTTGTCGCCTCTGAAAAAGCCGCCTCCGCTTTTCTTTTCACCCATTAGGTCTCGATAACATACACTGTTGAAGTGAAAAGGGATTTAGAATAGCGATTATGTTAAAAGAAGGTGAAAGCAGTGATGTTGACCGGAATGCAGATCGCAGTTCTAGGCGGAGATGCTCGTCAGCTGGAGATTATACGCAAGCTCACAGAGCTGGATGCGAAGATTTCTCTGGTTGGTTTTGAACAGTTGGATCATGCCTTTACAGGGGCTACGAAGGAAAAGTTAGGTGAGGTAGACTTCTCCATTATAGACGCCATCATTTTACCTGTACCCGGCACGAATCTACAGGGAGAAATAGATACGATCTTTTCGAATGAAAAGATATGTTTAAGTGAAGATATCGTATCGCAAACGCCAGAGCACTGTACGATCTATTCAGGAATAAGCAATAAATACTTGGATAATGTAGTCAATTCAACAAACCGGAAATTGGTTCAGTTATTTGAAAGAGATGATGTCGCCATCTATAATTCCATTCCTACAGTGGAAGGGACAATTATGATGGCTATTCAACATACGGATTTTACGATACATGGCTCTTCAATCGTCGTATTGGGCTTGGGAAGGGTGGGTATGAGTGTAGCCAGGACATTTAATAACCTGGGAGCAAAGGTAAAGGTGGGAGCGCGTAAAAGCGAGCATCTTGCCAGGATCACGGAAATGGGGCTGGAAGCGTTCCATCTTGATCAGTTAACGAAAGAAGTTGAAAACTGTGATATATGCATTAATACAATTCCTACTTCCATTATAAAAGCCAATGTGATTGCTAAGATGCCCCCGCATACCCTCATCATTGATTTGGCATCCAAACCGGGAGGCACAGACTTCCGATATGCAGAAAAACGAGGGATAAAAGCCTTGCTGGCACCGGGGCTGCCTGGAATTGTAGCTCCAAAAACTGCCGGTCAAATATTAGCCAATGTGTTGGCGCAGCTTCTTGAAGAAGATTTTAATTCTGGAAAGGAGAGCTTATCTTGAGTATTAAAGGAAAACGAATCGGATTTGGATTAACGGGCTCACATTGTACTTATGATGCTGTATTCCCTGAGATCGAAAGGCTGGTTAATAACGGAGCCGAGGTCATGCCCATCGTGACTTCTACGGTGATGAATACAGAAACGCGATTTGGAAAAGGAGAAGACTGGATTAATAGGATTGAAAATGTTACAGGACATAAGGTGATTGACTCTATCGTGAAAGCAGAACCATTAGGGCCGAAAATCCCCTTGGATTGTATGGTGATTGCGCCGTTAACAGGCAACTCGATGAGTAAATTCGCAAATGCCATGACGGATTCTCCGGTGCTGATGGCTGCCAAGGCTACCCTCCGTAATCATCGGCCAGTCGTTTTGGGAATTTCAACAAATGATGCATTAGGGTTGAATGGCATTAATCTTATGAGGTTGATTTCGACCAAAGATATTTATTTTATCCCATTTGGCCAGGATGCCCCTGAAAGCAAACCAAAGTCAATGGTTGCCAGAATGACCCTCATACAAGAAACGATCGAAGCAGCTATTGATGGAAAACAACTTCAGCCGGTCATTATAGAAAAGTATTTAGACTAAGCGTTTTGAAGGCTATCATCTGTTGGTTGGATGGCCTTCTTTTCATGCAGTTAAATAAATTCATCAAAAAAACCACTATTGTCAAATAATTGTTTATGTTAAAATAACCTTTATTATAGTAAAAGACTAAATTGTTAGATACTACTATGAGAAAACATAAATGGTTGGAAGGAGAGAAGAGTTTTGAATACAAGTGGTTTTCATGTAGCAGTCGTCGGTGCTACGGGTGCTGTAGGACAACAGATGCTTCATACATTAGAAAAAAGGGATTTTCCGATAAAACAGCTGACTTTATTATCATCTGCCCGTTCAGCCGGTTCAACCGTAACGTTCAGAGGGAAAGAATGGACGGTAGAAGAGGCTAAGCCGGAAAGCTTTGAAGGTGTTGACATTGCATTATTTAGTGCAGGGGGAAGTGTATCAAAACTTCTTGCTCCCGAAGCTGTTAAACGCGGTGCCATCGTGGTGGACAATACAAGTGCCTTTCGTATGGATCCGAATGTTCCGCTTGTTGTACCGGAAGTGAATGAAGAGGACATCAAGCTTCATAATGGCATCATTGCCAATCCAAACTGTTCAACGATTCAAATGGTAGCTGCTCTTGAACCGCTCAGAAAAGAATATGGCTTATCGAAAGTGATTGTATCTACTTATCAGGCAGTTTCAGGAGCCGGGGCTGCGGCAATTGATGAAATGCATGATCAATCACAAGCGATATTGAATGGAGAATCATTCGAACCTGCTGTGCTTCCTGTGAAAGGGGATAAGAAGCATTATCAGATTGCATTTAACGCCATTCCTCAAATTGATATGTTCCAAGACAATGGGTTTACCTACGAAGAGATGAAAATGATTAATGAAACGAAGAAAATCATGCACTTGCCTGCTCTTAAGGTGTCAGCAACATGTGTGAGGCTTCCTGTTGTAACAGGTCACTCTGAAAGTGTATATATTGAAATAGAAAAGGAATCTGTCTCAGTTAAGGAGCTGCAGTCCTTGCTTGAAAATGCACCGGGCGTAACGCTTCAGGATCTCCCTGAAGAACAAGTATACCCGATGCCTGCTTACGCAGTAGGAAAACCTGACGTATTCGTAGGGAGAGTTCGTAAGGATTTAGATGAAGATAAAGGATTCCATATGTGGATTGTCTCTGACAATTTATTAAAAGGTGCTGCGTGGAATTCGGTACAGATTGCAGAAAGCTTGGTTAAACTGGGATTGGTGAAGTAAAAAAGAGGAATATTCTACTATTCGTTTCCTATGATCAACTAGTTCGTTCCCTCCATGCCTCTTGAACAATGACAATGAGGTGTAGTCATGAAAGTGATCGTTCAAAAATTTGGTGGAACATCTGTACGTGATGAAGCAAGTCGTAAGAAGGCACTTGCTCATATTAAAGGAGCGATCGATAAAGGGTATAAGGTGGTAGTAGTGGTCTCTGCAATGGGAAGAAAAGGAGAACCCTATGCTACTGACTCTTTATTATCCTTGATCGGGGGCCAAAATGCTCTCGTGAGCAAAAGAGAACAGGATTTACTGTTATCGTGCGGGGAAATCATTTCCAGTCTGGTCTTCTCGAATATGCTGCTTGAAAACGGCATCCGGTCTACAGCATTGACCGGGGCCCAAGCAGGGTTTATCACGAACAGCGATTTTAATAATGCAAAGATCATTGAGATGCGATGCAGCCGTCTATACAAAGAGCTTGATAGTTATGATGCTGTCGTCGTAGCAGGTTTCCAGGGAGCTACGAAAGAAGGAGATATCACTACGATTGGCAGAGGGGGAAGTGATACTTCTGCTTCTGCGCTTGGAGCCGCACTGAAAGCGGATTTCATCGATATTTTTACAGATGTCGAAGGGGTAATGACAGCGGATCCCAG encodes:
- a CDS encoding YlmC/YmxH family sporulation protein, giving the protein MRLSELSGKEIVDYRKAERLGVLGQTDLEFNDKSGQIHALVIPTGKWMRKQGGEIKVPWHQIRTIGTDMIILEVSND
- the dpaA gene encoding dipicolinic acid synthetase subunit A, with translation MLTGMQIAVLGGDARQLEIIRKLTELDAKISLVGFEQLDHAFTGATKEKLGEVDFSIIDAIILPVPGTNLQGEIDTIFSNEKICLSEDIVSQTPEHCTIYSGISNKYLDNVVNSTNRKLVQLFERDDVAIYNSIPTVEGTIMMAIQHTDFTIHGSSIVVLGLGRVGMSVARTFNNLGAKVKVGARKSEHLARITEMGLEAFHLDQLTKEVENCDICINTIPTSIIKANVIAKMPPHTLIIDLASKPGGTDFRYAEKRGIKALLAPGLPGIVAPKTAGQILANVLAQLLEEDFNSGKESLS
- a CDS encoding dipicolinate synthase subunit B; protein product: MSIKGKRIGFGLTGSHCTYDAVFPEIERLVNNGAEVMPIVTSTVMNTETRFGKGEDWINRIENVTGHKVIDSIVKAEPLGPKIPLDCMVIAPLTGNSMSKFANAMTDSPVLMAAKATLRNHRPVVLGISTNDALGLNGINLMRLISTKDIYFIPFGQDAPESKPKSMVARMTLIQETIEAAIDGKQLQPVIIEKYLD
- the asd gene encoding aspartate-semialdehyde dehydrogenase; its protein translation is MNTSGFHVAVVGATGAVGQQMLHTLEKRDFPIKQLTLLSSARSAGSTVTFRGKEWTVEEAKPESFEGVDIALFSAGGSVSKLLAPEAVKRGAIVVDNTSAFRMDPNVPLVVPEVNEEDIKLHNGIIANPNCSTIQMVAALEPLRKEYGLSKVIVSTYQAVSGAGAAAIDEMHDQSQAILNGESFEPAVLPVKGDKKHYQIAFNAIPQIDMFQDNGFTYEEMKMINETKKIMHLPALKVSATCVRLPVVTGHSESVYIEIEKESVSVKELQSLLENAPGVTLQDLPEEQVYPMPAYAVGKPDVFVGRVRKDLDEDKGFHMWIVSDNLLKGAAWNSVQIAESLVKLGLVK